The following are encoded together in the Methanosarcina flavescens genome:
- a CDS encoding AAA family ATPase yields MEYFKEREAEINGSLLAVLSGENLLFLGPPGTAKTQLAKNICQLIEGGNFFNYLLTSFSTPEEIFGPLSLKALEEDEFRRKIDGCLPTAHIALLDEIFKASSAILNSLLTILNEHKYHNGRELVDVPLLSVFGASNELPDEDESLEALYDRFLFRYRLAYIQDEENFRNLLFRSPEDFVPAARLRISEIYAVRERSKTLPVDPDVEIIVTELRKSLQLQEIEISDRRWRKVVQVLRVAACSSGCPAVDRTMVLLLQHMLWNLPEERETIRRTVFEFAISGGISTEKLRQEAEDLQAAVSIALKNELPVKVVCDSCGEEFRLRQEIETHHTSHPNHSYTLKKEGSSRIYPYDNLVREIDSLQEATGKASTLIQAQKEVFEKELRALADRVERVKHRLEEERELLKSLMEANIWLSTLDRNEALLLHDTRSTELSGLNDLISKSRSMLGLQNRKMHPESAPVKEAGRQETGKKEIEKKGMEKIPIPDSSSTVNSFMKGISSRFKLR; encoded by the coding sequence ATGGAATATTTTAAAGAGCGGGAAGCCGAGATCAACGGCTCTCTCCTTGCCGTGCTGTCCGGGGAAAACCTCCTCTTCCTGGGGCCCCCGGGAACGGCAAAAACACAGCTTGCGAAGAATATCTGCCAGTTGATCGAAGGTGGTAATTTCTTCAACTATCTCCTGACAAGCTTTTCCACCCCTGAAGAGATTTTTGGTCCGCTTTCCTTAAAAGCCCTGGAAGAAGATGAGTTCCGTCGGAAAATCGATGGCTGCCTTCCAACTGCCCATATTGCTTTACTGGACGAGATTTTTAAAGCCAGCAGTGCCATCCTGAACAGCTTGCTGACCATTCTCAACGAGCACAAATACCATAATGGGAGGGAACTTGTAGATGTGCCTCTACTTTCGGTTTTCGGGGCATCCAATGAGCTTCCTGATGAGGACGAGAGTCTTGAAGCCCTTTATGACCGCTTTTTATTCAGGTACAGACTTGCCTATATCCAGGATGAGGAGAATTTCCGGAACCTGCTTTTCAGGAGTCCTGAAGATTTCGTGCCTGCTGCAAGGCTCAGGATTTCCGAGATATATGCGGTTCGGGAGCGCTCAAAGACACTTCCTGTTGACCCTGATGTTGAGATAATCGTAACCGAACTTCGAAAAAGCCTTCAGCTTCAGGAAATCGAAATCTCGGACCGGCGCTGGAGAAAAGTCGTTCAGGTGCTCAGGGTTGCAGCCTGCAGCAGCGGATGCCCGGCCGTGGACAGGACAATGGTGCTTCTGCTTCAGCACATGCTCTGGAACCTGCCTGAAGAGCGGGAAACCATTCGCAGAACAGTTTTCGAGTTCGCAATCTCAGGCGGCATCAGTACGGAAAAACTGCGCCAGGAAGCCGAAGACCTCCAGGCAGCGGTAAGCATAGCCCTGAAAAATGAACTTCCTGTAAAGGTTGTCTGCGATAGCTGCGGAGAAGAATTTCGGCTGAGACAGGAAATTGAAACTCACCATACTTCCCATCCGAATCATAGCTACACTCTGAAAAAGGAAGGTTCCTCAAGGATCTACCCCTATGACAACCTTGTCAGGGAAATCGATTCGCTTCAGGAAGCGACTGGGAAAGCGAGTACACTGATCCAGGCTCAGAAAGAAGTTTTTGAAAAAGAACTGAGAGCCCTTGCCGATAGGGTGGAACGCGTAAAGCACAGGCTTGAAGAAGAAAGGGAACTCCTTAAAAGCCTGATGGAGGCGAATATCTGGCTTTCTACTCTTGATAGAAATGAAGCTCTCCTCCTGCATGACACTCGAAGTACCGAGTTATCCGGGCTCAATGACCTTATTTCAAAAAGCCGGTCAATGCTCGGACTGCAGAACAGGAAGATGCATCCTGAATCCGCGCCTGTAAAAGAAGCAGGAAGACAGGAAACGGGGAAAAAAGAAATAGAGAAAAAAGGAATGGAAAAAATTCCCATACCCGATTCGAGCAGTACTGTCAATAGTTTTATGAAGGGAATTAGCTCCCGATTTAAGCTCAGATAA